In Natrinema versiforme, the following are encoded in one genomic region:
- a CDS encoding PLP-dependent aspartate aminotransferase family protein, with the protein MTRHNSQFDGNRFATIAVGAAETETHPHRDGTNDVVPPIHLSTTFEWASGEDANEHDYSRESNPTRAALEEQLARLEGGEHGLAFASGMAATSTTMLSLVPPGGHVVSSDTIYSGTEKLLTEHMAGHLGVDIDFVDARDPDNVADAVNADTDLIWAETPSNPLIRLCDIQTIADIADDHDALFGVDSTFASPYCQAPLELGADVVVHSTTKYLNGHSDSIGGAVITDDDEVFEQLAFAQRVGLGNMLSPFDCYLVARGIKTLPARMEHHEKNAMAVAQFLESHDRVTRVHYPGLESHPQHELASEQMSGYSGMLSFEFDGTLIELEAFIEGLEVFTPGASLGGVESLVEVPSLMIPDEFSRSEESAEIPETLVRVSVGLEDADDLCEDLRKALP; encoded by the coding sequence ATCCTCACAGAGATGGAACGAACGACGTCGTCCCACCGATCCACCTTTCGACTACGTTCGAGTGGGCCAGCGGGGAAGATGCCAATGAACACGACTATTCGCGCGAGAGCAATCCGACGCGGGCAGCCCTCGAAGAGCAGTTAGCCCGCCTCGAAGGCGGCGAGCATGGGTTGGCGTTCGCCTCCGGAATGGCCGCTACATCGACGACGATGCTGTCACTGGTCCCACCGGGAGGGCACGTCGTCTCCTCGGACACCATCTATAGCGGAACCGAAAAACTGCTCACGGAACACATGGCCGGACATCTCGGCGTTGACATCGACTTTGTTGACGCCCGTGACCCCGACAACGTCGCCGATGCAGTCAATGCGGACACTGACTTGATCTGGGCAGAAACACCGTCGAACCCCTTGATTAGGTTGTGCGATATCCAAACGATAGCCGACATCGCCGATGACCACGATGCCCTGTTCGGCGTGGACAGTACCTTTGCGAGTCCGTACTGCCAAGCCCCACTTGAACTGGGTGCTGATGTCGTCGTTCACAGCACTACCAAGTATCTCAACGGGCACTCCGACTCGATCGGCGGTGCTGTTATCACCGATGACGATGAAGTTTTCGAGCAATTAGCGTTCGCGCAGCGGGTCGGGCTTGGGAATATGCTTTCGCCGTTCGACTGCTACCTCGTTGCGCGAGGTATCAAGACGCTGCCCGCACGGATGGAACACCACGAGAAGAACGCGATGGCAGTTGCCCAGTTCCTTGAGAGCCACGATCGGGTCACTCGTGTCCACTATCCGGGTCTTGAGAGCCACCCACAACACGAGCTTGCGAGTGAGCAGATGTCGGGGTACAGCGGGATGCTGTCCTTCGAGTTTGACGGCACACTCATCGAACTTGAGGCGTTCATAGAGGGACTTGAGGTATTCACGCCGGGAGCTAGTCTCGGTGGGGTCGAGAGCCTTGTTGAGGTACCGTCACTAATGATTCCGGACGAGTTCAGTCGTAGTGAGGAGTCAGCAGAGATTCCCGAGACGTTGGTCCGAGTGTCCGTTGGCCTCGAAGACGCTGATGACCTCTGCGAGGACCTCCGGAAGGCACTACCGTAG
- a CDS encoding MOSC domain-containing protein, with amino-acid sequence MTGSGTIKRIFIASEAEAEMEEQTDVEAVAGNGLRGDRYFSEIETGTFVEWEPDEERHDGYDLTLIEQEAVTAIEREAGIELAPGEHRRNIETRDVALNHLVGQRFRVGDAICRGDRLCEPCNHLQRITQDGVLQALTHRGGLRADIVEDGIIRPGDVIEPLE; translated from the coding sequence ATGACCGGGAGTGGTACTATCAAACGGATTTTTATCGCATCTGAAGCCGAAGCGGAGATGGAAGAACAGACCGACGTTGAAGCAGTTGCCGGAAACGGTCTTCGAGGTGATCGCTACTTTAGCGAGATTGAGACGGGAACCTTCGTCGAGTGGGAACCAGATGAAGAACGCCACGATGGGTACGACCTCACGTTGATCGAGCAGGAGGCTGTCACAGCAATCGAACGTGAAGCGGGAATCGAACTCGCACCGGGAGAACACCGACGAAACATCGAAACCCGTGATGTCGCACTCAATCATCTCGTTGGACAACGATTTCGAGTCGGTGACGCCATCTGTCGAGGGGATCGACTGTGTGAACCGTGTAATCATCTTCAGCGCATCACTCAAGACGGTGTTTTGCAGGCACTCACTCACCGAGGTGGACTCCGAGCGGATATTGTCGAAGATGGGATAATTCGCCCCGGAGACGTAATCGAACCGCTCGAATAA